The stretch of DNA ATTTACTGTCTGTGAATTTGTCCCATGGCTGCCGCTGTGGCAGTGGATGGATGAGCAGTGGAAGGTCTCCGTTAAAGAGCTTACCTTCTGGTAAGGGTCAGGGGTCAGACCCTTTCATAACCTGTCAAGGTAGAGAATGGTAAGTGCTCAGCTGTTTTTCAAATACAGGGCAGGGGACTTAAAGCAGAATGGGGATGAGGTTGTCAGGGAAGCCTTTCAGAGGAGGGTGATACTCAAGCTGGGTATTAAAAGACTTAGAGGAGTTAGCCCAGGAAGTGCCATCCAGCATGAGGGACCATTAAAAGCACAGAGGAGAAAGTCTGGTAGATTTAGGGAACCGCAAGAGTTCTATGAGGTCAGCACAAAGAGCGCTGGGCTAATACACTCATTTCTCTTCTCCAGGCAGGAAGCCATGGAAGGGTTTAATCAGAGGAGTGATATAGTCAGATCCATTTATTACAAAACCCTTCAGGGCTAGCGTGGaaaactggagagagagagacagacagagatagGAGACCAATGAGCAGCCTGGGGTCAGATGGAGTCAGTGataaagagaggagaggaagggagttGAGACATTTCGATAGAGACCAAATGAAAATAGTGCCAAGTTGAGGGAGAGGTAGGGAGGAGGTTGACTCCTAGGATTCTAGCATGGAGAACTGGATGGATGGTGGAGTGGGGGGAGTGGGGTGTTGTCTGGGATAGAGTATGCAGGATATGAGGAGGAAGATTTTGGTAACAGTGCAGGATAGAGTGGAGCGTAGAAGCAGGTGAGTCCAGGTGACTTTTTAGGGAACTTGGTCAGTCACCTAGTTGTGAAGGTAATGGTCGAATCTCCCTCCTTGTTGAACCCCTGTGGTTTCCCAGCTCCCCTGTTGACCCTCCTGGGAATGggctctctgttttcttttttttttttttttttttgagacggagtctcgctctgtcacccaggctagagtgctgtggccggatctcagctcactgcaagctccgcctcccgggctcacgccattctcctgcctcagcctcccgagtagctgggactacaagcgcctgccacctcgcccggctagttttttgtagtttttagtagagacggggtttcaccgtgttagccaggatggtctcgatctcctgatctcgtgatccgcccgtcttggcctcccaaagtgctaggattacaggcttgagccaccgcgcctggccgggctCTCTGTTTTCTGTGATGCCAGTTCCACATGGGTCACCCCTTTGGGTCCCTTAATGGATAGGCTGGACTCAAGATCCATCACCCCTACTTGCTCTTGTCTGTGTTCTCACCCTTGGTGAACAGGAGACATTTGCACTTACTCTTTCAGATGTGACTGAGACCAAGAACTCTCCTCTGGTGGAGGATTTCTTGGAAGAAGGATTCTCCCAGGAGATTATAGAGATGTTATCCAAGGATGGCTTCTGGAACTCCAATTTCGGAGAGGCCTGTGTAGAGGACACCTGGTTAGATAGTTTGCTAGGCGATCCAGAAAGTCTTCTGAGGTCTGATGTTGCCACCAATGGGGAAAGTCCCACGGAATGCAAGAGTTATGAATTAAAGAGAGGCCTCAGTCCTGTGTCCACCCTTTCCACGGGAGAAGATTCCATGATACATAATGTTTCTGAAAAGACCCTCACACCAGCTGAGTCTAAGGAATATAGGGGTGAGTTTGACTCCTACTCGGACCACAGCCAGCAGGATTCTGTTCAGGAAGGGGAGAAACCATATAAATGTAGTGAATGTGGGAAAAGCAGTGGGAGTTACCATCTTACCCAGCACTGGATTACtcatactggggagaaacccACTGTCCATCAAGAGTGTGAGCAAGGTTTCGACCAGAATGCTTCCTTTTCTGTGTATCCGAAAACTCACACGGGCTACAAATCCTATGTGTGTAATGAATATGGGACAACTTTTAGTCAGAGTGCATACCTGTGGCATCAGAAaactcacactggagaaaaaccatGTAAGAGTCAATACAGTGACCACCCACCCAGTCATGACACACAGCCTGGTGAGCATCAGAAAACTCACACAGATAGTAAGTCCTACAACTGTAATGAATGCGGCAAGGCTTTCACCCGGATCTTGCATCTTATTCGGCACCAGAAGACCCACACTCGGAAACGCTATGAATGTTCCAAGTGCCAGGCGACCTTCAGCTTGAGAAAACACCTCATCCAACATCAGAAAACTCACACCGCAAAAACTACCTCTGAGTGTCGGGAGTGCGGGAAGACTTTTCGGCAGAGTTCGCTGCTCATTGAGCACCAGGCTCTTCATACGGGAGAGAAGCCTTAtaagtgtaatgaatgtgggaaatcctTCAGCCATAACTCTACCCTAAAGATCCATCAGCGGGTTCACAGTGGAGAGAAGCCTTACAAATGCAGTGAGTGTGGGAAGGCCTTCCACCGGCACACTCACCTTAATGAACATCGGCGAATTCATACGGGCTACAGACCCCACAAATGTCAAGCATGCATCAAGAGTTTCAGCCGGCCCTCGCATCTGATGCGACATCAGGCCATTCACACTGCAGAAAGGCCCTATCGCTGTGCTGAATGCAAGGAGACTTTCAGCGATAACAGTCACCTTGTGCAACACCAGAAAATGCACACTCTCAAAACCCCGTATGAATGCCAGGAGTGTGGAGAACGCTTCATTTGCAGCTCAACCCTGAAGTGCCACCAGAGTGTTcacacaagagaaaaacaaagatttgTTGTGAGTGGGAAGATCTTGGATCAGAACCCAGAACAGAAAGAGAAGTGCTTTAAGTGTAACAAATGTGAGAAAACCTTTAGCTGCAGCAAATACCTAACTCAGCATGAGAGGATTCACACCAGTGGGGTGAAGCCCTTTGAGTGTGACCAGTGTGGGAGAGCCTTTGGCCAAAGTACTCAGCTCATTCACCATCAAAGAATCCACTCTAGAGTGAGGCTGTATAAATGGGGTGAGCAAGGGAAAGCCATCAGCAGTGCCTCCCTTCTCAAACTTCAGTCCTCCCACACAAAGGAGCACCCTTTTAAATGTAACGAATGCGGAAAGACCTTTAGCCAAAGTGCACACCTCTCAAAACATCAGTTAATTCATGCTGGAGGGAATCCCTTTAAATGTAGTAAGTGTGACAGAGTCTTCACCCAGAGAAACTACCTTGTTCAGCATGAGCGAACTCATGCCAGAAAGAAGCCCTTGGTGTGTAATGAATGCGGGAAAACGTTCCGTCAGAGCTCGTGCCTTTCTAAGCATCAGAGAATTCACTCAGGTGAGAAGCCCTATGTATGTGACTACTGCGGGAAGGCCTTCGGCCTGAATGCGGAGCTTGTCCGccatcagagaattcacactggagaaaagccTTATGTTTGTCAggagtgtgggaaagccttcaccCAGAGCTCATGCCTTTCTATTCACCGGAGAGTTCACACTGGGGAGAAGCCCTACATATGTggtgaatgtgggaaagcctttgcCCAGAAAGCAAATCTAACACAGCACCAGCGAGTTCACACTGGGGAGAAGCCTTACTCCTGTAATGTGTGTGGCAAAGCTTTTGGCCTCAGTGCCCATCTCAACCAGCACCTGAGAGTTCACACCCAGGAGACACTTTATCAGTGTCAACGTTGCCAGAAAGCCTTTCGGAGCCACTCGAGCCTCACCCGCCATCAGCGTGTACACAACAAGCAGCAATACTGGCTGTAGCCATTGGGTGGCAGCAGAGTCCCAGAATATGAGACTTCATGCGCTATCGAAAGTTGGAAACCATCCCATTGCAAGTTTCTCTCCAAATAAATACATCTAAAGATTGATTAGAAAGTTTGTGCACATGTGTTTCATTATAAcagtgaaaacacaaaaatggaGAAGCTGTACGTCAGGATACAGAGGTAGGCTCTGGAGCCAGTCTACCTGAGTTAAATCCCACCTCTGCCATCTACTACCTaagtgaccttgggaaagtcagaAAAATCTCTCAGGGCCtcggtgtcctcatctgtaaaatgggcatcaCCTACCTCAGAGGGCTTTTCTGAggattaaatacataaatgtgaAGCACTTAGAACTGATGGCCAGCACATGAGGGCTCACCAAGTGTAAGCCACAAATACATATCAGCCATAGCACAAATACACTCGTGTTACAAGAAAGGAATTGGTAATCTCTGTGTTTACTGTAGTTAATATTCTTATAATGTATCGCTTTTAAtgtaagttttccttttttaaagtttttctccaGCACCTTACTCTTCTTaaatgcctggcctttttttgtccCTTTATCTCTCTTTCGTGGTTTTTTTTCCTTAACCCCCAGAAAGCCAAAAAGAACAtgtaaactcctaacctcaactAGCTACAACCTTCCACTCCTAACCTCCCAAGCCTCTCACTCAGAGAGGACTCCCTATCCCACAAACACATGCTTCCTCTTCCCATGACCTTCCTCTGTTTAACAGTGTTGGCTATGCAGTAAGACACCCAATTTGTCATGGGAGTTGACACCAAAACACAGCTAGATTCCTTCAGGAAAGCTGTGTTGATCAAGGTGTTAACCGCATATGAAACAAAATCCATATGGAAGACATGCTTGGGGGTCAAACCTGTGGTGCGTGGAAGTGACCACTGGGATGTCATCATTCACCATTTATCCAAGACAGCCGCTCACCAGGCAATTTGCTAGGCTCGGGGGTGGGTAGTATCAATACACTATGCACTGCTACTGCTCTGAAGCTTCTGGAATCAGAGAAATGAATGAACTCATTTTCACAGACGATTGCTGTTAGTTGACAAGTGACATCTTAAAAATGCCCCATTCCCTCATGTCACAGGAAGTTCTGGGATCACCAAGGATTGTTGGAGAGTCCAGTGAGATGGACCCACACAACCAGTTCCCTCCTGACAGTGTCTTGTCAGCTCTGGGTGTTTGTGCCCTACCACTAAGTGGCTCAGTCACACATTTGCTGAAACACAGTAGTCTTATGAAAAGCACTGGACACATACTTTCAATACCTTTCAGATTTTAGGTGCTTAAAATGGTTAGGGGGTAAGTGCTCTGTACCCTTGGGCTCTTCAAGTCTTGCACCTGGAGTTCTGCTGGTTAAGTTTGTTAAACTTAGTTGAAACTGGGAACCTGTTGGCTAACCATTGGGCCCTTACGCTGTTTTTCAAATGGCTGCAACATTTAACTTCTTGCACATGGTTCCTGTCCTCTGGAGCTCTGTCTTGTCTGGGAGATGGGCATGTTATATACCGAAAGAGTGGACAAAGTGTTGCAGGGCTGGAACACAATGGGgactttggaaaactggcagccattgggggtgggggacagtcTATAAATCAGTCACCTGTGTTGCTGCAGGCCAGGGTAGAAATGCCCTCCATGTGTGCATATTTGTTGGTTCTCTGATTAAAGTTTTGAATCTGAAAGCATTGATtccttctctcagcctcctgcCATGCAGCCACGCATCAGTCCCTGCCTGCCAGGCCTCACGTCTTTGTGGGGGAGGGCTTCTGATGGTGATCATTGCCCAGTAAGAAACAGCTCACTCTGTTTTCCCACTGTCTGGGTGGGGCATGCGCCACTGAGGAGGCACACAAGTTCACCTGGTCCTTGGATGCATCATCAAACAACACTTTTCATTGTGTAAGCCTAAGTAATCAAGGAGAGAGCACAGGCAGCCTGCAGTTCACTCTTCACAGACATGTCAGGCCCCAGGCTTGGGGAGTATTTCTAATTAGCATCCAGTAATACACATAACTTCGCTTAGTGCTTTAATTTTGTCCCCACCTTTTTCCTTTAGTGGCAAGAGATACTAGTTTCCTGCTCGTGGTAGTActagaaagttgttttttttttgataaagtgAGCTGAtcgggccgagtgtggtggctcatgcctgtaatcccagcactttgggaggcctaggtgggaagatgacttgagcccaggagtctgagaccagcctgaacatgATGcaacccggtctctacaaaagaaatatgcaaattagctgggtggtgacCACAgatcacttaaaaatgattaaaatggcaaattgtatgtatatttttaccgcaatttaaaagcatttagataaagtactacatttttaaagtttgtgtggtaggctgggtgtggtggctcattcctgtaatcccagcactttgggaggctgagatgggtggattgcttgagctcaggagtttgagaccaccctgggcagcatggtgaaacgccgtgtctacaaaaaatacaaacagccgggtgtggtggcacacgcctgcactcaagctactagggagactgaagtgggagaatcgcaagcctgggaggttgaggctgcaggatgctatgatcacgccactgcactccagcttgggcggcagaacaagaccctgtctccgaataaaggaaaaaaatgtgactggaaaaagaaatgagctacagGAGCCTAAACCAAGCAAGGCTAAGATGGCAAAACCCAGCACCTCTGAGGCTGATGCGAAGACAAGCTCAAACGAGGTCAAGGTataaagcagcagcagagtcTTCTAGGGCCAAGGTCTCCCCCAACATTTCAGAAGAGGGAACCCCTTGTCGGAACTGATACCCCAGCCAAATTCCAGCTTGACCTCTGGAAGGGCTGGAGACTAAGGTCAGTCAAGGTGATCAGCCTTGTCAACATAACCAACCTCATAACC from Rhinopithecus roxellana isolate Shanxi Qingling chromosome 12, ASM756505v1, whole genome shotgun sequence encodes:
- the ZNF473 gene encoding zinc finger protein 473 isoform X2 codes for the protein MDFTLEDWEQLGLEQGDMFWDTALDNCQDLFLLDPPRPNLTSHPDGGEDLEPLPGGSPEAAGPDVTETKNSPLVEDFLEEGFSQEIIEMLSKDGFWNSNFGEACVEDTWLDSLLGDPESLLRSDVATNGESPTECKSYELKRGLSPVSTLSTGEDSMIHNVSEKTLTPAESKEYRGEFDSYSDHSQQDSVQEGEKPYKCSECGKSSGSYHLTQHWITHTGEKPTVHQECEQGFDQNASFSVYPKTHTGYKSYVCNEYGTTFSQSAYLWHQKTHTGEKPCKSQYSDHPPSHDTQPGEHQKTHTDSKSYNCNECGKAFTRILHLIRHQKTHTRKRYECSKCQATFSLRKHLIQHQKTHTAKTTSECRECGKTFRQSSLLIEHQALHTGEKPYKCNECGKSFSHNSTLKIHQRVHSGEKPYKCSECGKAFHRHTHLNEHRRIHTGYRPHKCQACIKSFSRPSHLMRHQAIHTAERPYRCAECKETFSDNSHLVQHQKMHTLKTPYECQECGERFICSSTLKCHQSVHTREKQRFVVSGKILDQNPEQKEKCFKCNKCEKTFSCSKYLTQHERIHTSGVKPFECDQCGRAFGQSTQLIHHQRIHSRVRLYKWGEQGKAISSASLLKLQSSHTKEHPFKCNECGKTFSQSAHLSKHQLIHAGGNPFKCSKCDRVFTQRNYLVQHERTHARKKPLVCNECGKTFRQSSCLSKHQRIHSGEKPYVCDYCGKAFGLNAELVRHQRIHTGEKPYVCQECGKAFTQSSCLSIHRRVHTGEKPYICGECGKAFAQKANLTQHQRVHTGEKPYSCNVCGKAFGLSAHLNQHLRVHTQETLYQCQRCQKAFRSHSSLTRHQRVHNKQQYWL
- the ZNF473 gene encoding zinc finger protein 473 isoform X1; translated protein: MTEEFVTLKDVGMDFTLEDWEQLGLEQGDMFWDTALDNCQDLFLLDPPRPNLTSHPDGGEDLEPLPGGSPEAAGPDVTETKNSPLVEDFLEEGFSQEIIEMLSKDGFWNSNFGEACVEDTWLDSLLGDPESLLRSDVATNGESPTECKSYELKRGLSPVSTLSTGEDSMIHNVSEKTLTPAESKEYRGEFDSYSDHSQQDSVQEGEKPYKCSECGKSSGSYHLTQHWITHTGEKPTVHQECEQGFDQNASFSVYPKTHTGYKSYVCNEYGTTFSQSAYLWHQKTHTGEKPCKSQYSDHPPSHDTQPGEHQKTHTDSKSYNCNECGKAFTRILHLIRHQKTHTRKRYECSKCQATFSLRKHLIQHQKTHTAKTTSECRECGKTFRQSSLLIEHQALHTGEKPYKCNECGKSFSHNSTLKIHQRVHSGEKPYKCSECGKAFHRHTHLNEHRRIHTGYRPHKCQACIKSFSRPSHLMRHQAIHTAERPYRCAECKETFSDNSHLVQHQKMHTLKTPYECQECGERFICSSTLKCHQSVHTREKQRFVVSGKILDQNPEQKEKCFKCNKCEKTFSCSKYLTQHERIHTSGVKPFECDQCGRAFGQSTQLIHHQRIHSRVRLYKWGEQGKAISSASLLKLQSSHTKEHPFKCNECGKTFSQSAHLSKHQLIHAGGNPFKCSKCDRVFTQRNYLVQHERTHARKKPLVCNECGKTFRQSSCLSKHQRIHSGEKPYVCDYCGKAFGLNAELVRHQRIHTGEKPYVCQECGKAFTQSSCLSIHRRVHTGEKPYICGECGKAFAQKANLTQHQRVHTGEKPYSCNVCGKAFGLSAHLNQHLRVHTQETLYQCQRCQKAFRSHSSLTRHQRVHNKQQYWL